The window GGCTTCTGTTTTTGGTGAAAGCTGGATGTGATTTGGATGATTGGCCATGTCGGTTACTTGTACACGAAGGCTACATTGCTATTTCACTAATGCATAATCGTATACACGAACTACCCCCACGGATGGTATGTCCAGAACTCCAGATTTTGTCATTGAACCATAATTCTTATATCATAAAGATCCCAGAAACCTTTTTCCAAAGTCCGAATGAAATAAGGGTCTTAGATCTTAGCTGGACTCTTATTTCAATACTACCCCAATCATTCGGTCTCCTAACCAACCTTCGAGCCCTTTATTTAGATGGTTGTAAATACCTAATGGATATTTCCATGGTGGGGAAACTTACGACGCTTGAGGTTCTTAGTGTGCAAGGCACTGGCTTTAAGGAATTGGGGAGAGAAATAGGAAATATGACCAATCTGAGGGTGTTGGATATCGTGGGTGGAAGAATTGTGAAGATTCCATCCAAACTGATATCAAGGTTGCAGTGTTTAGAAGAACTGTACTTGGAATGTGAATTTTGGGAGTGGGGGAGCAAGGTTGATGACGAAGGGGATGAAACCAATGCTGACTTTGATGAGGTAACTGGCTTGTCAAAATTGAGAATTATGCATGTTCAGATCTCCAATAAAGAATGTATCCCCAAACATGTCGAGTTCATTCCGAATTGGGTCGAGTTTTTCATACGTATTGGCAGAGATGAATGTTGGCCACCCATCAGTTATGAGCCTTATCAATATGGTCATCCTCAGAGGACCGTATCTTTGATACTTGACTCCATCAGTAACTTGCCGGACTGGTTTTTCAACGCGGTGATGAACAAAGCAGAGAAGCTAGTGTGGTATGATTGCCCACGGACTGGTTTAATTGACGTTGTTGTGGAATATGAGCGTGGGAGGTTACATGCACTGAAGAATCTCACTGTATGGGGTACCTACAATGACGACGAGCTGATGAACACATCAACATGGGTTCCAAACCAACCTGTGTTTGAGAACTTGGAAGAGTTGAAGCTGGGGCACGTGGAGTTATGTGCTGTTGAATTTCTACCACCTGTGTCCATATGCCATTTGAAGTGTTTGACGGTAGCATCTTGTTACTACCAGGGGAATGTGCTTTTTCCATCAACATTGTTAGAGAGACCCTCAAATCTGGAAGAATTAATGTGTCATGACATGAACGAGATTGAATATGTGTTTGGGTATGAAGCGTTACTGGAGACAGAACAATCAAAATTGAGAAGGATAGTGCTGGTTGAACTACAGAGAGTAAGAAGCTTATGTGAGGGACCTGTTCCACCTGCAATGTTTCAGAATCTTCGAAATTTGTCCATTAGAGACTGCAAACAGTTGCAGGGAAGTCTCTTCACCTATGATGTTGCTCAGTGTCTTTCTCAGTTGAATTTCTTAGAATTACACCAATGCCCCCTGTTGGAAAGGATAGTTGAAGCAAGCGACAAGAAGATCATCCTTCCAAAATTGGAGGAACTAAATTTGTGGCGACTTCCAATCTTGAACTACGACACCGCTACTTTTGATATGGAGTGTCCTTCATTGGAGGTGTTGTATCTGTGCCAGTGCCCTAAGTTTTCAGTCTCTGTTGGTGACTTCCACAGCACAAAACAAGTCGTCCTACTCCCAGCTGATAATTAGTCGTCCGCAATCAAACTAAAATCTGGCCTCAGTCTCAAAAACCCTGAAACAAAATCAAGACCCTTTTAGCGGATATCAAAACCGAGACTGGAAGTTGGTGAAGGTTGATGATTGATGAAGTTCCTCTCTTTTAGTTTTGTATGGTTGTTAGTGAGGTTGATGAGCTAGATTTTGTCCCAACCTTATTTGTCTGATTTCATTGCTGCACTGTGTCATGTTTGCTTTTGATTCTTTTCTAATGATCATTTTGTGGTTGCTTCTGTTAGTTCTACATGTTTATTAGACATCATTGCATGACTGATTTTTTCTCTTTCTTGGTTCTTGCAGAAGTCGCTCCATTTTTTCTTTGATTTGTCAACTATTTTTTGTCGTATCGCCATGTTTTCCTTACTTTTCTTCTGGGTAGGGGTGTTCCTTTTCCTATTTTCTGCAGCAGCCAAGATTGTAGCATTCTCTTATCACCCATTCTAAAAGGTTCTTCAAATACTTTCGAA of the Fragaria vesca subsp. vesca linkage group LG6, FraVesHawaii_1.0, whole genome shotgun sequence genome contains:
- the LOC101300373 gene encoding probable disease resistance protein At4g27220-like, which encodes MDDPDLQVGDTISPTLINAIKESRFAIVVLSQNYASSTWCLEEHGEICLSMEDNRILPLFYQVDPTDVRYQKMSFKDAFSKHESSKRQKSDKVKQWRAALSKVANISGWNTNDFKTHKELVDVIVESLRSKVPPDAIEGDFQAYEATTQAMDDVMKVLTDDKITVVGVYGMGGVGKTSMVRHVAAQACKNGSFNHWIMATISQNHDLIKIQDTFAELLGFTLQGKTEDGRATRLHKEIMRREKLLIILDDVWVRTELSKIGIPSYMELQKCKSKVLLTTRRLNVCHAMKCHEQIRLNVLSDQDSWTLFVRNARRSFELPTFVDVAKKVAGECKGLPIALVAVARALGDKDLAEWEKAAQRLEKSQSANPDHAEDTFECIKLSYDYLKDEEYKSFFLLCCLFPEDHDIKIEDLFRYAIGLGLFQDAETIYEARGTAYTVVEHLKDSSLLLESDLPDYLPYRCVRMHDVVRDTALNIAKFEDRLLFLVKAGCDLDDWPCRLLVHEGYIAISLMHNRIHELPPRMVCPELQILSLNHNSYIIKIPETFFQSPNEIRVLDLSWTLISILPQSFGLLTNLRALYLDGCKYLMDISMVGKLTTLEVLSVQGTGFKELGREIGNMTNLRVLDIVGGRIVKIPSKLISRLQCLEELYLECEFWEWGSKVDDEGDETNADFDEVTGLSKLRIMHVQISNKECIPKHVEFIPNWVEFFIRIGRDECWPPISYEPYQYGHPQRTVSLILDSISNLPDWFFNAVMNKAEKLVWYDCPRTGLIDVVVEYERGRLHALKNLTVWGTYNDDELMNTSTWVPNQPVFENLEELKLGHVELCAVEFLPPVSICHLKCLTVASCYYQGNVLFPSTLLERPSNLEELMCHDMNEIEYVFGYEALLETEQSKLRRIVLVELQRVRSLCEGPVPPAMFQNLRNLSIRDCKQLQGSLFTYDVAQCLSQLNFLELHQCPLLERIVEASDKKIILPKLEELNLWRLPILNYDTATFDMECPSLEVLYLCQCPKFSVSVGDFHSTKQVVLLPADN